In Arcobacter sp. F155, the genomic window CAATGTTTTTATTTGCACTTAGTCCTGGACCTGGATTATTTGCAATTATTTCAAATGCTCTATCTTCAGGTTTAAAAAACACTTCTTTTTTAGTAATTGGAATGGTTATTGGTGATATAGTTTTTTTACTTTTAGCTATTTTTGGATTGAGCGCAATAGCTTCAATATTAGGTGATTTTTTTATTATTGTAAAATATATTGGAGGTATGTACCTATTATATTTAGGATATAAAATAATAACTACAAAAGAAGAAGAAACAAATATAAAAGAAATAAAAAGTTTACCGTGGAAGAAAAACTTTATTGCAGGTCTATTAATAACACTAAGTAATCCAAAGGTTATTTTCTTTTATTTAGGTTTTCTACCTACTTTTATAAATTTAGAGACATTGACTATTTCTGATATTGTTATTGTTACGACTCTTGTTACAATAGTACTTAGTGTAGTACTTATAGCTTATGCATATAGTGCAAATAGTGCAAAAAAACTATTTAAAAGTAAAAGTGCT contains:
- a CDS encoding LysE family translocator gives rise to the protein MSLIDMLTFSGAMFLFALSPGPGLFAIISNALSSGLKNTSFLVIGMVIGDIVFLLLAIFGLSAIASILGDFFIIVKYIGGMYLLYLGYKIITTKEEETNIKEIKSLPWKKNFIAGLLITLSNPKVIFFYLGFLPTFINLETLTISDIVIVTTLVTIVLSVVLIAYAYSANSAKKLFKSKSAKRKINIVAGSVMITAGGVLIAKP